One part of the Acidimicrobiales bacterium genome encodes these proteins:
- a CDS encoding flavin monoamine oxidase family protein, producing the protein MGEEVDVAIVGAGLAGLTAAMDLVDAGLTVRVLEARDRVGGRTWNHDLGDGKVVEIGGQWVGPTQDHVLALARSLGVDTHPTYDEGRRILHIGGRRVAYAGMTPHINPIGLLDVATAMASLARLSKRVPLDAPWDARGARRLDSQTLASWAGRHVHTHMGRMTVELFAQSVMACEPNEVSLLHFLFYVRSAGGFRYLTDVVGGAQQDRFIGGSQELSLRMAATLTSKLGADAVRLSSPVLRIEHDGDRVHVFGRDAVVTARRVIVAVPPMLAGRIDYDPPLPSLRDQLTQKAPMGSVIKALAIYDEPFWRRDGFSGQAAGDVGAVRATFDNCTPDGDPGILLGFIEAENARRLSRMAPAERRDEVLDCFVRYFGPKAARPVDYIEQDWTAEQWTRGCYGAHFAPGVWTSYGKALRVPVGRIHWAGTETSPVWSGYMDGAVRSGERAAAEVLHGERLTEPGLQPA; encoded by the coding sequence GTGGGCGAAGAGGTCGACGTCGCGATCGTCGGCGCCGGGCTCGCCGGGCTGACGGCGGCGATGGACCTGGTCGACGCCGGCCTCACCGTCCGGGTCCTCGAAGCTCGTGACCGTGTCGGCGGCCGCACGTGGAACCACGACCTCGGCGACGGGAAAGTGGTCGAGATCGGCGGCCAGTGGGTGGGGCCCACCCAAGATCACGTGCTCGCGCTCGCCCGCTCGCTCGGCGTCGACACCCACCCCACGTACGACGAGGGTCGCCGGATCCTCCACATCGGCGGGCGCCGCGTCGCCTACGCGGGCATGACCCCCCACATCAACCCGATCGGGCTGCTCGACGTCGCCACGGCGATGGCCTCGCTTGCTCGCCTCTCCAAGCGCGTCCCGCTCGACGCGCCGTGGGATGCCCGCGGTGCCCGCCGGCTCGACTCCCAGACGCTGGCGTCGTGGGCCGGCCGTCATGTCCACACCCACATGGGTCGCATGACGGTCGAGCTGTTCGCCCAGAGCGTGATGGCGTGCGAGCCCAACGAGGTGTCGCTGCTCCACTTCCTGTTCTACGTGCGGTCGGCAGGCGGCTTCCGCTACCTCACCGACGTGGTCGGCGGCGCCCAGCAGGACCGATTCATCGGCGGGTCGCAGGAGCTCAGCCTGCGCATGGCGGCCACGCTGACGTCCAAGCTGGGCGCCGACGCGGTCCGCCTCAGCTCGCCGGTCCTGCGCATCGAGCACGACGGCGACCGCGTGCACGTGTTCGGTCGCGACGCCGTCGTCACCGCCCGCCGTGTGATCGTGGCCGTGCCGCCGATGTTGGCCGGCCGGATCGACTACGACCCGCCCCTGCCCAGCTTGCGCGACCAGCTCACCCAGAAGGCGCCGATGGGGTCGGTCATCAAGGCGCTCGCGATCTACGACGAACCGTTCTGGCGGCGTGACGGGTTCAGCGGGCAAGCCGCGGGCGACGTCGGCGCGGTGCGCGCCACGTTCGACAACTGCACGCCCGACGGCGACCCGGGCATCTTGCTCGGCTTCATCGAGGCCGAGAACGCGCGGCGACTGTCGCGGATGGCACCGGCCGAGCGCCGCGACGAGGTGCTCGACTGCTTCGTGCGGTACTTCGGGCCCAAGGCCGCCCGCCCGGTCGACTACATCGAGCAGGACTGGACCGCGGAGCAATGGACGCGCGGCTGTTACGGCGCCCACTTCGCGCCGGGGGTATGGACCAGCTATGGGAAGGCGCTCCGCGTGCCGGTGGGACGCATCCACTGGGCCGGCACCGAGACCTCGCCGGTGTGGAGCGGCTACATGGACGGCGCGGTCCGCTCCGGCGAACGCGCCGCCGCCGAGGTCCTCCACGGCGAGCGCCTGACCGAGCCCGGCCTCCAACCCGCCTGA
- a CDS encoding pirin family protein yields MPAVTADTLTLAKIARPTADVRQRPVASVTTAPNGFEGEGFPVRRAFAGVSLTDLDPFIHMDQMGEVDYAPGEPKGTPWHPHRGFETVTYMIDGTFLHQDSHGGGGVITDGATQWMTAGSGLLHIETPPEELVVSGGLFHGIQLWVNLPSKDKMITPRYQGLEAGDVQLLSSDDGGALVRLIAGDIAGHKGPGSTHTPIVVAHATLAPGAQMVLPWRADYNALAYVLDGAGTAGTEGAPIVVGQLARFEGGEAITLTAAPDRQLDVLLLGGRPIGEPVAAYGPFVMNTRAELQQAFEDFDAGRLGTVPADGIQPFRA; encoded by the coding sequence ATGCCCGCCGTAACCGCCGACACGCTCACCCTCGCGAAGATCGCACGCCCGACGGCCGACGTGCGGCAGCGGCCCGTCGCCTCGGTCACCACCGCCCCCAACGGCTTCGAGGGCGAAGGCTTCCCGGTGCGGCGCGCGTTCGCTGGCGTCTCGCTCACCGACCTCGACCCGTTCATCCACATGGACCAGATGGGCGAGGTCGACTACGCCCCCGGCGAGCCCAAAGGCACCCCCTGGCACCCGCATCGTGGCTTCGAGACCGTCACGTACATGATCGACGGCACGTTCCTCCACCAGGACTCCCACGGCGGCGGCGGTGTGATCACCGATGGCGCGACGCAGTGGATGACCGCCGGGAGCGGCTTGCTCCACATCGAGACCCCGCCGGAAGAGCTGGTCGTCAGCGGCGGGCTGTTCCACGGCATCCAGCTGTGGGTCAACCTCCCGTCGAAGGACAAGATGATCACGCCCCGCTACCAAGGCCTCGAGGCTGGCGACGTCCAGTTGCTCTCGTCGGACGACGGCGGCGCCCTCGTGCGCCTGATCGCCGGCGACATCGCCGGCCACAAGGGCCCGGGGTCGACGCACACCCCGATCGTCGTCGCCCACGCCACCCTCGCCCCCGGGGCGCAGATGGTGCTGCCGTGGCGAGCGGACTACAACGCGCTGGCCTACGTCCTCGACGGCGCCGGCACTGCAGGCACGGAGGGCGCGCCCATCGTGGTCGGCCAGCTCGCCCGCTTCGAGGGCGGCGAGGCCATCACGCTCACGGCCGCGCCCGACCGCCAGCTCGACGTCCTGCTGCTCGGCGGCCGCCCGATCGGGGAGCCCGTCGCGGCGTACGGGCCGTTCGTCATGAACACCCGCGCCGAGCTCCAGCAGGCGTTCGAGGACTTCGACGCCGGCCGCCTCGGCACCGTCCCCGCCGACGGCATCCAGCCGTTCCGCGCCTGA
- a CDS encoding lactate racemase domain-containing protein, with protein sequence MGELLGEADLRAFVRRHLDRVGLDDRSLCLVIPDATRSCPLPLLLGAIVDAVADRVRSCTAVVALGTHAPLDGDALRRLVGGSDLQVVNHAWWDDDTFAAVGQLDAGTVKRLSAGRLDEAVDVRINRLVIDHDVTLIVGPVLPHEVVGFSGGNKYLFPGLSGPELIDVTHWLGALITSAEIIGTPGITPVRALVHAAAELVPGERHALSVVVHPDTGGLEAVTFGDPVASWEAAARVAAKSHVMYLPEPVQRVLSLVPSRYDDMWTGAKGFYKVEPVVADGGEVVVYAPHITQISAMHPGLDELGYHCRDYFLAHWDRYRDHRRGELAHSTHLYGAGTYDPERGEVPRVKVTLATSIPEDVVRRANLGWLDPAAVDIDRWTADPGALVVPDAGEVLYRLGPAPGAT encoded by the coding sequence GTGGGCGAGCTCCTCGGCGAGGCCGACCTTCGCGCGTTCGTGCGTCGCCACCTCGACCGTGTCGGCCTCGACGATCGGTCGCTCTGCCTGGTGATCCCCGACGCCACCCGTTCGTGCCCGCTGCCGCTGCTCCTCGGCGCCATCGTCGACGCGGTCGCCGACCGCGTGCGGTCGTGCACCGCGGTCGTCGCGCTCGGAACCCACGCACCGCTCGACGGCGACGCGCTCCGGCGCCTGGTGGGCGGGTCCGACCTCCAGGTGGTGAACCACGCCTGGTGGGACGACGACACGTTCGCGGCCGTGGGCCAGCTCGACGCCGGCACCGTCAAACGGCTGTCGGCAGGACGTCTCGACGAAGCGGTGGACGTGCGGATCAACCGCCTCGTGATCGACCACGACGTCACGCTGATCGTCGGCCCGGTGCTGCCGCACGAGGTGGTGGGGTTCTCCGGCGGCAACAAGTACCTCTTCCCCGGTTTGTCCGGGCCGGAACTGATCGACGTCACCCACTGGTTGGGCGCACTCATCACCAGCGCCGAGATCATCGGCACACCCGGTATCACGCCGGTGCGCGCCCTGGTCCACGCGGCCGCCGAGCTCGTGCCGGGAGAACGTCACGCGCTGTCGGTCGTGGTCCACCCCGACACGGGCGGCCTGGAAGCCGTCACATTCGGCGATCCGGTCGCGTCGTGGGAGGCCGCCGCGCGGGTCGCGGCCAAGTCGCACGTCATGTACCTGCCCGAGCCTGTGCAACGGGTCCTGTCGCTCGTGCCCAGCCGCTACGACGACATGTGGACGGGCGCCAAGGGCTTCTACAAAGTCGAGCCGGTGGTGGCCGACGGTGGCGAGGTCGTGGTGTACGCCCCCCACATCACCCAGATCTCGGCGATGCACCCGGGCCTGGACGAGCTCGGCTACCACTGCCGCGACTACTTCTTGGCACATTGGGACCGCTACCGCGACCACCGCCGCGGGGAGCTCGCCCACTCCACGCACCTCTACGGCGCCGGCACGTACGACCCGGAACGAGGCGAGGTCCCACGGGTGAAGGTCACGCTCGCCACGTCGATCCCCGAAGACGTGGTGCGGCGGGCCAACCTCGGGTGGCTGGACCCCGCGGCGGTCGACATCGACCGCTGGACGGCTGACCCCGGGGCGTTGGTGGTGCCCGATGCCGGCGAGGTGCTGTACCGGCTGGGACCTGCGCCTGGCGCGACCTGA
- a CDS encoding NAD(P)-dependent oxidoreductase, whose amino-acid sequence MDRPRALVTAPFRGPGLETLAKVAEPILDPWIDHQPLRLYGAADLAARIEGEGATVVICEADECKGPVLDLPLVAIGSTRGDPTNVDVAGATAKGIPVLHAPGRNADGVAELTVALLFAVNRHLLPADRDVRTNQVFAGGSIPYQRFRAWQLAGRTAGIVGLGAVGRATAWRLEGLGMRVITADPFAPDATHDLDSLLAEADVVSMHAAVTPESAGMIGAAQVAKMRDGAVYLNTARAGLHDLDALVDGLRSGKLGGAGLDHFQGEALPEGHPLLTMDNVVLTPHIGGATYDTEANHSAIIADDLVRLLSGERPLHIANPEVLS is encoded by the coding sequence ATGGACCGACCACGGGCACTCGTGACCGCACCGTTTCGAGGCCCTGGCCTCGAAACGCTCGCCAAGGTGGCCGAGCCGATCCTCGATCCGTGGATCGACCACCAGCCGCTGCGGCTGTACGGCGCGGCCGATCTCGCCGCGCGGATCGAGGGCGAAGGCGCGACCGTCGTGATCTGCGAGGCCGACGAGTGCAAGGGCCCGGTGCTCGATCTGCCCCTGGTGGCCATCGGCTCGACGCGGGGCGACCCCACCAACGTCGACGTGGCCGGCGCCACGGCCAAGGGCATCCCGGTGCTGCACGCGCCCGGCCGCAACGCCGACGGGGTGGCCGAGCTCACGGTCGCCCTGCTGTTCGCCGTGAACCGGCACCTGCTCCCCGCCGACCGCGACGTCCGCACGAACCAGGTGTTCGCCGGCGGCTCCATCCCCTACCAGCGGTTCCGGGCCTGGCAGCTCGCCGGCCGCACGGCCGGGATCGTCGGCCTTGGTGCCGTCGGTCGCGCCACAGCCTGGCGACTCGAGGGACTCGGGATGCGGGTCATCACGGCCGACCCGTTTGCCCCCGACGCCACCCACGACCTGGACTCCCTGCTCGCGGAAGCCGATGTGGTGTCGATGCACGCGGCCGTCACCCCCGAGAGCGCCGGGATGATCGGCGCCGCACAAGTGGCCAAGATGCGTGACGGCGCGGTCTACCTCAACACCGCACGTGCCGGCCTGCACGACCTCGACGCGCTGGTCGACGGGCTGCGCAGCGGCAAGCTCGGCGGCGCGGGCCTCGACCACTTCCAAGGCGAGGCGCTGCCGGAGGGCCATCCGTTGCTCACGATGGACAACGTGGTGCTCACCCCGCACATCGGTGGCGCCACCTACGACACGGAGGCGAACCACTCGGCGATCATCGCCGACGACCTCGTTCGGCTCCTCTCCGGCGAGCGCCCCCTCCACATCGCGAACCCCGAGGTGCTGTCATGA
- a CDS encoding class II aldolase/adducin family protein — protein sequence MTMKAQATRQAVLETAQALLRKGLVEGTSGNVSGRDPDGSVVLTPSSVPYDTMTLDDLVVCSLDGDVLDGVRGPTSEKALHLEVLRRYPEIGGVIHLHPIYATMFALIHEPIPAVIEEVVVYIGGDVPIAEYRTTGTDDLGAEAARHLGDRSAVLLANHGMVVVGKDPAEALHHAGVVERTAQIVWGARQVGEIVPIPQKVNDDFAGVYRLLRGI from the coding sequence ATGACCATGAAGGCCCAAGCCACGCGCCAGGCCGTGCTCGAGACCGCACAGGCCTTGTTGCGCAAGGGCCTCGTCGAGGGGACGTCGGGCAACGTGTCGGGACGCGACCCCGACGGCTCGGTCGTGCTCACCCCGTCGTCGGTGCCGTACGACACGATGACGCTCGACGACCTCGTGGTGTGCAGCCTGGACGGCGACGTGCTCGACGGCGTGCGCGGGCCCACCAGCGAGAAGGCGCTGCACCTCGAAGTGCTGCGCCGCTACCCCGAGATCGGCGGCGTGATCCACCTCCACCCGATCTACGCCACGATGTTCGCCCTGATCCACGAGCCGATCCCCGCGGTGATCGAGGAAGTCGTGGTGTACATCGGCGGCGACGTGCCGATCGCCGAGTACCGCACGACCGGCACCGACGACCTGGGCGCGGAGGCCGCCCGCCACCTCGGCGACCGCAGCGCGGTGCTGCTCGCCAACCACGGCATGGTGGTGGTCGGCAAGGACCCGGCCGAAGCACTGCACCACGCCGGGGTGGTCGAGCGAACTGCCCAGATCGTGTGGGGTGCCCGCCAAGTCGGCGAGATCGTGCCGATCCCCCAGAAGGTGAACGACGACTTCGCAGGGGTGTACCGCCTGCTTCGTGGGATCTGA
- a CDS encoding mannitol dehydrogenase family protein: MQRLSTATLGSARGVQVPGYDRSSPPVIVHLGLGAFARAHLGVYADELWATGWPAGIHGVSLHRAAAEQALAPQDGWYTVSLREPGVAQGSRLVGSVVAVSTGQAAAIDAIADPSVQLVTLTITEKGYDPAGDDPSTAPAVLARALDQRRRRGLPAPLVASLDNLLDNGRALADRALAEATRIDGELAEWVRREVAFPCSVVDRMVPATTDADRADVASRLGLADHAAVVAEAHRSWVIEAVDGLPPLADVGVVVTDDIEPYQRRKLWLLNGPHSALAYTGMVSGHTTIAEAAADPDLAGFVQGYIDDVLEVAGLDALDGRQFAADALHRFANVALGHTCVQVGADGSRKLAQRLAPVVAVRQARGLPTTRFAKVAACWLAAAGGLTLGGTGAGRRRLPPVQDPVAAEVGAALARGNDHAAVHVGLATATPRFAAQVARALDGLRRDGGRVLFEVSDRP, translated from the coding sequence ATGCAGCGCTTGTCGACCGCCACGCTCGGATCCGCCCGCGGCGTGCAGGTTCCCGGCTACGACCGCAGCTCCCCGCCGGTCATCGTCCACCTCGGGCTGGGGGCGTTCGCACGGGCCCACCTGGGCGTGTACGCCGACGAGCTGTGGGCGACCGGATGGCCCGCAGGGATCCACGGGGTGTCCCTGCATCGTGCGGCTGCCGAGCAGGCGTTGGCGCCGCAGGACGGGTGGTACACGGTGTCGCTGCGGGAGCCAGGCGTGGCGCAAGGCTCCCGGCTCGTGGGCTCGGTCGTGGCGGTGTCGACAGGCCAGGCCGCGGCGATCGACGCGATCGCCGATCCGTCGGTGCAGCTGGTCACGCTGACGATTACCGAAAAGGGCTACGACCCCGCTGGCGACGACCCGTCGACCGCGCCCGCGGTGCTGGCGCGCGCACTCGACCAGCGACGACGCCGCGGTTTGCCGGCACCGCTCGTCGCCTCGCTCGACAACTTGCTCGACAACGGCCGCGCGCTGGCCGATCGGGCGCTCGCCGAGGCAACGCGGATCGACGGCGAGCTGGCCGAGTGGGTCCGGCGCGAGGTGGCGTTCCCTTGTTCGGTGGTCGACCGGATGGTGCCCGCCACCACCGACGCGGACCGGGCCGATGTCGCCAGCCGTCTCGGCCTCGCCGACCACGCCGCGGTGGTCGCCGAAGCCCACCGGTCGTGGGTCATCGAGGCCGTCGACGGGCTGCCGCCCCTCGCCGATGTGGGGGTCGTCGTCACCGACGACATCGAGCCGTACCAACGTCGCAAGCTGTGGCTGCTCAACGGCCCCCACTCCGCACTCGCGTACACGGGGATGGTCTCGGGCCACACCACGATCGCCGAGGCCGCCGCCGACCCCGACCTGGCGGGCTTCGTGCAGGGCTACATCGACGACGTGCTGGAAGTCGCCGGCCTCGACGCGCTCGACGGTCGGCAGTTCGCCGCAGATGCGCTGCACCGCTTCGCCAACGTCGCCCTCGGCCACACCTGCGTCCAAGTGGGAGCCGACGGATCTCGCAAGCTGGCGCAGCGCCTGGCGCCGGTGGTCGCGGTCCGACAAGCACGGGGCCTGCCGACCACCCGGTTCGCCAAGGTCGCAGCCTGCTGGCTCGCAGCGGCCGGCGGACTGACGCTCGGCGGGACTGGTGCGGGCCGCCGTCGCCTTCCACCGGTGCAAGACCCGGTCGCCGCCGAAGTCGGCGCCGCGCTGGCCCGCGGCAACGACCACGCCGCGGTCCACGTCGGCCTCGCGACGGCCACGCCGAGGTTCGCCGCGCAGGTCGCGCGTGCGCTCGACGGGCTGCGGCGCGACGGTGGGCGCGTGCTGTTCGAGGTGTCCGACCGTCCATGA
- a CDS encoding arylsulfatase, whose product MGDAASFDGVIARYARDAVPSWSSPRRARRGAPNVVLMVLDDVGFAQLGCFGSDLRTPNLDALAERGLRYTNFHTTSLCSPTRACLLTGRNHHANGMGRIIELATGFPGYDARIPHANGMLSEVLVDAGYAAWAVGKWHLTPVEECHVGATRERWPLGRGFERFYGFFEGETHQFAPALLCDNHVVAPPGRWEDGYHLTTDLVGQAMGLVDDLRAVDADKPFFLYLCPGACHSPHQPPPSWVEAERGRFDGGWDAWRDATFARQLAAGIVPAGTELSPRPDWVPAWSSLSADQQRLYARYMEAFAGFLAHTDHELGRFVSFLAERGELDNTLLVVLSDNGASSEGGPGGSTNDIRNWNLAPSTLEEGLIRLEQIGGPWCHNNYPWGWTVAGNTPFRRWKREVHEGGVADPLLVHWPAGIGADERGDGLRRQYVHAIDLFPTVLEAAGVESPTELRGVVQRHLDGVSFEATFGDAAAPDRHTRQYYEMFGCRALYDDGWKAVTWHPIADERTPLEDDQWELYHVAVDPSECHDLASVEPERLGAMVEWWWEEAERNQVLPLDCAPFGELFEGRHPSIPPRNRYVYRPDRPPVPEALAANVRNRSHVVTAEVVVPENPAAVSTQPPGGWSSAHSSGVGGVAQGRGAAAAEAAGAGGGPEGGGGLEGVLASQGSGLGGWVLYVEDDRLRYAHNRSSYEWHRITSEEVIPPGEHRLAFRFTRTGDHRGTGELLVDGEVVGTGEIPDFTPLRFSLTGAGLTCGYSEGLPVCPEHTAPFRFTGTIHRVVIDVDGEPHVDPDAEAQAGITTQ is encoded by the coding sequence GTGGGTGACGCAGCGTCGTTCGATGGGGTGATCGCCAGGTACGCCCGCGACGCGGTGCCGTCGTGGAGCTCGCCCAGACGGGCCCGGCGAGGTGCGCCGAACGTGGTCCTGATGGTGCTCGACGACGTCGGCTTCGCGCAGCTCGGATGCTTCGGCTCCGACTTGCGCACCCCGAACCTCGACGCACTCGCCGAGCGCGGCCTGCGATACACGAACTTCCACACCACATCGCTGTGCTCGCCCACCCGGGCCTGCCTGCTCACCGGCCGCAACCACCACGCCAACGGCATGGGCCGCATCATCGAGCTGGCCACCGGGTTCCCTGGTTATGACGCCCGCATCCCGCACGCCAACGGGATGTTGTCCGAGGTGCTGGTCGACGCCGGCTATGCGGCCTGGGCCGTGGGCAAGTGGCACTTGACGCCCGTCGAGGAGTGCCATGTCGGGGCAACCCGGGAGCGGTGGCCGCTCGGCCGTGGCTTCGAACGGTTCTACGGGTTCTTCGAGGGCGAGACGCACCAGTTCGCCCCCGCGCTGCTGTGCGACAACCACGTGGTCGCGCCGCCGGGGCGCTGGGAGGACGGCTACCACCTCACCACCGACCTGGTCGGCCAGGCCATGGGTCTGGTCGACGACCTGCGGGCGGTCGACGCCGACAAGCCGTTCTTCCTCTACTTGTGCCCGGGCGCCTGCCACTCGCCGCACCAGCCACCGCCGTCGTGGGTCGAGGCCGAGCGCGGTCGTTTCGACGGCGGGTGGGATGCATGGCGCGACGCCACGTTCGCCCGCCAGCTCGCCGCCGGGATCGTCCCCGCCGGCACCGAGTTGTCGCCTCGGCCCGATTGGGTGCCCGCGTGGTCGTCGTTGTCGGCCGACCAGCAGCGGCTCTACGCCCGCTACATGGAGGCGTTCGCCGGCTTCCTGGCGCACACCGACCACGAGCTGGGCCGCTTCGTGAGCTTCCTGGCCGAACGGGGTGAGCTCGACAACACGTTGCTCGTGGTGCTTTCCGACAACGGCGCCAGCTCCGAAGGCGGACCGGGCGGATCGACCAACGACATCCGCAACTGGAACTTGGCACCGTCGACGCTCGAAGAAGGGCTGATCCGGTTGGAGCAGATCGGTGGGCCGTGGTGCCACAACAACTACCCGTGGGGGTGGACGGTCGCCGGGAACACGCCGTTTCGCCGGTGGAAGCGCGAGGTCCACGAAGGCGGCGTGGCCGACCCGCTGCTGGTGCACTGGCCGGCGGGGATCGGCGCCGACGAGCGGGGCGACGGCCTGCGCCGCCAGTACGTCCATGCGATCGACCTCTTTCCGACCGTGCTCGAAGCGGCGGGCGTGGAGTCGCCGACCGAACTGCGGGGCGTCGTGCAACGGCACCTCGACGGGGTGAGCTTCGAGGCCACGTTCGGCGACGCCGCGGCGCCGGACCGCCACACCCGCCAGTACTACGAGATGTTCGGCTGCCGGGCGTTGTACGACGACGGGTGGAAAGCCGTCACGTGGCACCCGATCGCCGATGAGCGCACCCCGCTCGAGGACGACCAGTGGGAGCTGTACCACGTGGCCGTCGACCCGTCGGAGTGCCACGACCTGGCGTCGGTCGAGCCCGAGCGCCTGGGGGCGATGGTCGAGTGGTGGTGGGAGGAAGCGGAGCGCAACCAGGTCCTGCCGCTCGACTGCGCGCCGTTCGGCGAGCTGTTCGAGGGTCGCCACCCGTCGATCCCGCCGCGCAACCGCTATGTGTACCGCCCCGACCGTCCACCGGTCCCCGAGGCGTTGGCCGCCAACGTCCGGAACCGGTCGCACGTCGTGACCGCCGAGGTGGTGGTCCCCGAAAACCCCGCTGCTGTGAGCACGCAACCACCTGGGGGGTGGTCAAGTGCTCACAGCTCGGGGGTTGGAGGGGTTGCACAGGGCCGAGGGGCCGCGGCGGCGGAGGCTGCGGGGGCAGGTGGGGGGCCAGAGGGGGGTGGCGGGCTCGAGGGGGTGTTGGCGTCGCAGGGGTCCGGGCTCGGAGGCTGGGTGCTGTACGTCGAAGACGACCGCTTGCGCTACGCGCACAACCGGTCGAGCTACGAGTGGCACCGCATCACCAGCGAGGAGGTGATCCCGCCCGGCGAGCACCGCCTGGCGTTCCGGTTCACCCGCACGGGCGACCACCGCGGCACCGGCGAGCTGCTCGTCGACGGCGAGGTGGTCGGCACTGGCGAGATCCCCGACTTCACGCCGCTGCGGTTCTCGCTGACCGGCGCCGGGCTCACGTGCGGCTACAGCGAGGGCTTGCCGGTCTGTCCCGAGCACACCGCCCCGTTCCGGTTCACCGGGACCATCCACCGCGTGGTGATCGACGTCGACGGCGAGCCCCACGTCGATCCCGATGCCGAGGCCCAAGCCGGCATCACGACGCAGTAA
- a CDS encoding helix-turn-helix domain-containing protein translates to MPGAKLGDEAGEDEEVADLAMSRALGTPASERVLRTRGRQTMARLLDAGRDVVARQGHQAARIDDIVQEAAVSHGTFYLYFTDKDDLLRALAEECVEEVVELAVGLGPVEPGEAGFREVRAWVARFFETYERWGAVIRVFMERRHVDRRLAARGTEAFTSIRRSLQARLAEASSPAAGRDDPSTGLAAAAMLAMVERYAYLVVARGIPLDTDDLLDTVARMVHRGFFGGR, encoded by the coding sequence GTGCCAGGAGCGAAGCTCGGCGACGAAGCCGGCGAGGACGAAGAAGTCGCCGACCTCGCGATGTCGCGTGCGCTCGGCACCCCCGCCAGCGAGCGGGTGTTGCGGACCCGGGGCCGCCAGACCATGGCCCGCCTCCTCGACGCCGGTCGCGATGTCGTGGCCCGTCAAGGTCACCAGGCCGCTCGTATCGACGACATCGTGCAGGAGGCCGCCGTCTCGCACGGCACGTTCTACCTGTACTTCACCGACAAGGACGACCTGCTCCGCGCGCTGGCGGAGGAATGCGTCGAGGAAGTGGTGGAGCTCGCCGTCGGGCTGGGGCCCGTCGAGCCTGGCGAGGCCGGCTTCCGGGAAGTGCGGGCATGGGTGGCACGGTTCTTCGAGACGTACGAACGGTGGGGCGCGGTCATCCGCGTGTTCATGGAGCGACGCCACGTCGACCGCCGTCTCGCCGCGCGAGGAACCGAGGCGTTCACCAGCATCCGACGCTCGTTGCAGGCCCGCCTGGCGGAGGCCTCCAGCCCGGCCGCCGGCCGCGACGACCCGTCCACCGGGCTGGCCGCCGCCGCGATGTTGGCGATGGTCGAGCGCTACGCGTATCTGGTCGTCGCTCGCGGCATCCCGCTCGACACCGATGATCTGCTCGACACCGTCGCCCGCATGGTCCACCGCGGCTTCTTCGGCGGTCGGTGA